A single genomic interval of Dysidea avara chromosome 8, odDysAvar1.4, whole genome shotgun sequence harbors:
- the LOC136264940 gene encoding uncharacterized protein, with product MAGQRHTAAIVASYLSAVDNGGSDSDEWLSSSCSDADNEFEEENEEEYLDDPGNSSTSIDHVSSGAVINSIMSTRLSCFGHNLDLAISKGLRDYSIEEVLQVCHQVIAKFLHSWKKTRDLAKSQAENDLPAHKLKTDCTTRWGSTYDMIAQISEQQRSICVVLATDRKSVNLLSSLDFDVIDSMISVLKPLQKLTDALAAEKRVVPRFKKRLSEDVRQVTIAALKKELMELDEGETSQEVTITSMEPPRKRSALSRILDDEPEHAVSVQTTIAEKVNNEFDIYMQMPVANTDQSPLDWWKKEELQFPLLSKQQSFWDCFEAAVRNNPTLTGVQKLSYLRAQLLEDAARVIAGFQLTIDNYVHSVTLLKERFGQTYKQVDAHMQALIDLNSPSNSLSSLREFYDATEGHIRSLSTLGKPEDFYGSLLVTILLNKLPSKTKQNLVRAHGKKEWTLSELQTAILNEIYILEMGSQTEPHISVTLPTAAFHTDTRKPVTTVKSKQQRCPFCAGPHNPSLCESFKDSKQRCDIVCQNKLCYNCLGHHKVSLCNSRHRCHNCQRKHHTSLCTNGQHGGTSDRSTQPATPTQNHTHQPATATNTNAVDTASLSVTVPLPQNTVCLLKTAVATNRNGIYHSKANVLFDKGSQRSFITEGVANTLALQPHRKEDIVISSFAAHRKLNQEVNVAVISLDTLTGQTIPMTVLVVPHIATPLQNTVTLNVAHLPHLQNLPLAHPLSADKEFDISLLVGADHYWDVVGDVIVRGDGPKAVESKLGYLISGPAPITAGQFITTTNSAMMLNLLPNELNLEHFWDLESVGVTPPDEISEDKVLDNYSTSCVTRDHDVAYVARFPWKLDHPDLPTNFTVAKQRTNQLVKRLSQTPELLKVYSRIIAEQEAKCFIEHLDDQSTTHTGVHYIPHHAVEKDSTTPMRIVFDCSCRQSSKHPSLNDCLIIGSPCDNDLCTLLVRFRSHTFGLSTDTEKAFLHVRLLPDDRNYTRFFWLSDPTDLSSPLCVYRFKVVPFGATSSPFMLNAVLQYHLKQYNSPVSKDMLSNLYVDNIISGCDTEQAAVAYYRQARTIIGEARLNLRSWSSNSAELTAAATKDNTAEGALSVNVLGLRWNPTSDILHLAEKPSILAYDHLLSRCYFDARMPHPTIHCFAVASQQAYGAVVFFTQNNQVSFVIAKARVAPLKSITIPRLELMAALVATRLTHFVLKAIPFDDSPIYIWSDSQIVLHWIKSHKPLPVFVRHRTTEMNSLLPSANWNYCPTSENPADLLSRGTSTETLMSSSLWNYGPKWLTTPSQWPSFQPPPLPPLVLAAAVATEFIPTQRPPPNLGNLKAQPQRRQFGPVTAEELHMVNLKWVKDTQQAIYWKEVNNLQLIMKQPRTPRVLLVRQLRLFLDTDGLLWCGGRIHNAPVNETTKFPYLLPPRHSLSKLVIVDIHVRLCHSGATATLTALRQSYWIPAARQYIKSILHHCTVCRKVSGKPYFAPDPPPLPKLRTHDVHPFTFTGVDFTGALYVQQGRQEVKVYLCLFTCATTRAVHLELVQDLTAQTFLLAFRKFVARRSLQRIMISDNGSTYSSAAEELHSLMQLPEVKEELGKRGVSWRFIPKRAPWYGEAILNDRPLTFVPSDLGDPEPLTPAHLLHGRRITCLPHQQIDIDELADPNYGAAVQLRKRARLQVAVLSDFRKRWCHEYLTSVREYHKASGDNKQCVKKGDVVIVHDDTPRITWKMAIVEELIIGRDGLVRAATIRTSNGTTSRPITKLYPIELNEADDAIVEPEGILTMQPSSDSDQPRSKDNCPQRASARKATDRVKKAQGACMYVKEPVRDATYGTEVEVEIDILVCSAYCIQLINDSAPVEQDQESIIPL from the exons ATGGCGGGACAGCGTCACACCGCTGCCATTGTAGCGAGTTATTTGTCAGCAGTAGATAATGGAGGCAGCGACTCGGATGAGTGGTTATCGTCGTCATGTTCTGATGCGGATAATGAGTTTGAAGAAGAAAATGAAGAAGAATACTTAGATGACCCTGGTAATAGTAGTACCTCTATCGACCACGTATCAAGTGGAGCTGTCATCAATTCTATAATGTCT ACAAGGCTAAGCTGCTTTGGCCACAATTTAGACTTAGCCATATCTAAAGGCCTCCGAGACTACTCCATTGAAGAAGTTCTACAAGTGTGTCATCAAGTTATTGCGAAGTTTTTGCATAGTTGGAAAAAAACTCGTGATCTAGCAAAATCTCAAGCAGAAAATGACCTACCAGCTCATAAATTGAAGACAGATTGTACAACAAGATGGGGCTCAACTTATGACATGATTGCTCAGATTTCTGAGCAACAGAGATCCatttgtgttgtgttagcaactGATCGAAAATCTGTCAATTTACTATCATCTCTAGACTTTGACGTCATTGATTCAATGATTTCTgtgctgaaaccattgcaaaaACTAACAGATGCACTTGCTGCAGAGAAAAGG GTTGTTCCACGTTTCAAGAAGAGATTGTCTGAAGATGTTAGGCAAGTTACAATTGCTGCATTGAAGAAAGAGCTCATGGAACTTGACGAAGGAGAAACTAGTCAGGAAGTGACAATAACTTCAATGGAACCTCCTCGCAAGCGATCAGCCCTCAGCAGAATTTTAGATGATGAACCAGAACATGCAGTGTCAGTCCAAACTACTATAGCTGAAAAAGTTAACAATGAATTTGATATTTACATGCAGATGCCAGTGGCTAACACCGATCAGTCTCCGCTGGATTGGTGGAAGAAGGAAGAGTTGCAGTTTCCTTTATTAAGCAA GCAG CAGTCATTTTGGGACTGCTTCGAGGCTGCAGTCCGCAACAATCCCACCTTGACTGGAGTGCAGAAACTCAGCTACCTGCGAGCACAGCTCCTTGAAGATGCAGCCCGTGTCATAGCTGGATTCCAGTTAACCATTGACAATTACGTACACTCAGTTACCTTATTGAAAGAACGCTTCGGGCAGACATACAAGCAGGTGGATGCCCACATGCAAGCCCTGATTGACCTTAACAGTCCAAGCAACTCTCTTTCTAGCTTGCGTGAATTTTATGATGCAACTGAGGGACACATTCGTAGTCTATCAACCCTTGGGAAGCCAGAGGACTTCTATGGCAGTCTCCTTGTGACCATACTTCTGAATAAGTTACCATCCAAGACCAAGCAGAATCTAGTAAGGGCACATGGCAAGAAGGAATGGACATTGTCAGAACTACAAACAGCTATTCTGAATGAAATATACATACTTGAGATGGGATCACAAACAGAACCCCATATTTCTGTAACTCTCCCAACAGCAGCATTTCATACTGACACAAGGAAACCTGTTACAACAGTTAAGAGCAAACAACAACGATGTCCATTTTGTGCAGGCCCTCATAATCCATCTCTCTGTGAATCGTTCAAAGATTCTAAGCAGCGGTGTGACATAGTTTGTCAAAATAAGCTCTGCTACAACTGTCTAGGACACCACAAAGTGTCCTTGTGTAATTCCAGACATCGTTGCCACAACTGCCAGAGGAAACACCACACTAGTCTGTGCACAAATGGCCAACATGGTGGCACCTCAGACAGGTCCACCCAACCTGCGACTCCAACACAGAACCATACACATCAGCCAGCCACTGCTACAAACACTAATGCAGTGGACACCGCTTCCTTGTCAGTGACTGTTCCACTACCACAGAATACCGTTTGCCTTCTCAAAACAGCTGTAGCAACCAACAGAAACGGAATTTACCATTCAAAGGCTAATGTTTTATTCGACAAAGGCTCCCAGAGGTCATTTATCACTGAAGGCGTAGCAAATACCTTGGCCCTACAACCTCATCGTAAGGAAGACATTGTAATATCATCCTTTGCGGCACACCGTAAACTAAACCAGGAAGTCAATGTTGCAGTGATCAGTCTAGATACTCTGACTGGCCAAACCATACCAATGACTGTGCTTGTGGTACCTCACATCGCTACACCATTGCAGAACACAGTGACCCTTAATGTAGCTCATCTCCCACACCTTCAGAATCTCCCCCTAGCCCACCCACTCAGTGCAGATAAGGAGTTTGACATTTCTCTTCTCGTGGGCGCGGACCACTATTGGGATGTAGTCGGAGATGTTATTGTAAGAGGTGATGGACCCAAAGCAGTGGAGTCTAAATTAGGTTATTTGATCTCTGGACCAGCTCCAATCACAGCTGGACAATTTATTACTACTACCAACAGTGCCATGATGCTCAATCTTTTACCTAATGAGTTGAACTTGGAACATTTTTGGGACTTAGAATCTGTAGGTGTGACCCCTCCTGATGAAATTTCAGAAGACAAGGTACTAGACAACTACTCAACCTCTTGTGTCACACGTGATCATGATGTAGCTTATGTTGCTAGATTTCCGTGGAAGCTAGACCACCCTGATCTCCCTACTAATTTCACTGTAGCCAAGCAGAGAACCAATCAACTTGTGAAGCGTTTGTCCCAAACCCCTGAACTACTGAAGGTGTACAGCCGAATCATTGCAGAGCAGGAAGCTAAGTGTTTCATTGAGCACCTAGATGACCAATCTACAACACACACTGGTGTTCACTACATTCCTCATCACGCTGTGGAAAAAGATTCTACAACACCCATGCGTATTGTGTTTGACTGCAGTTGTCGACAATCATCGAAACACCCCAGCCTCAATGATTGTCTGATCATTGGTTCACCATGTGACAATGATTTATGCACCCTTCTTGTCCGCTTCAGGTCTCACACATTTGGTTTATCAACAGACACTGAGAAGGCTTTCTTACATGTACGGCTACTCCCGGATGATAGGAACTATACACGCTTCTTTTGGCTTTCTGATCCAACAGATCTTTCCAGCCCACTTTGTGTCTACCGCTTTAAAGTTGTACCATTTGGTGCTACTAGCTCACCATTTATGCTGAATGCCGTGTTGCAATACCATCTCAAGCAATACAACTCACCTGTGTCAAAAGATATGCTCTCTAACCTCTATGTGGACAACATCATATCTGGCTGTGATACAGAACAAGCAGCAGTGGCTTATTATAGACAAGCCAGAACCATCATAGGCGAAGCAAGGCTCAACTTGCGTAGTTGGTCTTCCAATAGTGCTGAACTTACAGCTGCAGCTACCAAGGACAACACTGCTGAAGGAGCCCTGTCCGTTAATGTATTGGGACTTCGCTGGAACCCCACATCAGATATACTTCACCTGGCTGAAAAACCATCTATTCTAGCTTATGACCACTTG CTAAGTCGATGTTATTTTGATGCACGCATGCCACATCCAACTATCCACTGTTTTGCTGTTGCTAGCCAACAAGCATATGGAGCTGTAGTGTTTTTTACCCAGAACAACCAAGTGTCATTTGTCATAGCGAAAGCCCGCGTGGCACCTCTGAAGTCAATAACTATACCACGCCTGGAACTCATGGCAGCACTGGTGGCCACTCGTCTGACACATTTCGTGCTGAAGGCAATCCCCTTTGATGACTCACCAATCTACATATGGTCTGACAGTCAGATCGTGCTACACTGGATTAAGAGCCATAAACCCCTTCCGGTATTCGTACGTCATCGCACAACAGAGATGAACTCCTTGCTGCCGTCTGCCAACTGGAATTATTGTCCTACTTCTGAGAACCCAGCTGATTTGTTATCAAGGGGTACTAGCACTGAAACATTGATGTCCTCATCACTGTGGAATTATGGACCTAAGTGGCTCACTACACCAAGCCAGTGGCCATCATTCCAGCCACCACCCTTACCACCACTTGTCTTAGCAGCGGCAGTGGCAACAGAATTTATCCCCACTCAACGACCTCCACCAAACTTAG GCAATCTGAAGGCACAGCCACAGCGAAGGCAATTTGGTCCTGTCACTGCTGAAGAACTTCATATGGTTAACCTCAAGTGGGTAAAGGATACACAGCAAGCAATATACTGGAAAGAAGTCAACAATCTCCAGCTGATTATGAAGCAACCCAGAACCCCCAGAGTACTACTCGTTAGGCAGCTCCGATTATTCTTAGATACAGATGGCTTGCTATGGTGTGGTGGACGCATTCATAATGCTCCAGTAAATGAGACGACCAAGTTTCCATACCTGTTGCCACCAAGACATTCATTATCAAAGTTAGTTATTGTTGATATACATGTGAGACTTTGTCACTCAGGTGCCACTGCAACATTGACAGCCTTACGACAATCCTACTGGATTCCAGCTGCTCGACAGTACATAAAGTCAATTTTACATCACTGTACTGTCTGTCGTAAAGTATCTGGGAAGCCTTATTTCGCTCCAGACCCCCCTCCCCTGCCTAAATTGCGAACACATGATGTACACCCCTTTACATTCACAGGAGTGGATTTCACAGGGGCCTTGTATGTACAGCAAGGAAGGCAGGAGGTGAAAGTGTACTTGTGTCTCTTTACTTGCGCCACTACTCGTGCAGTTCATCTGGAGCTAGTGCAGGACCTAACAGCTCAAACCTTTCTGTTGGCATTCCGCAAGTTTGTAGCACGGAGATCCCTCCAAAGAATAATGATATCCGATAATGGCTCGACCTATTCATCAGCGGCAGAAGAGTTACACTCCTTAATGCAGTTGCCAGAAGTCAAGGAGGAGCTGGGCAAGAGAGGCGTCTCGTGGAGATTTATACCCAAGAGAGCTCCCTGGTATGGGG AGGCGATACTCAATGACCGCCCACTGACGTTCGTTCCCTCAGACCTTGGAGACCCAGAGCCCTTGACACCTGCGCATCTTTTACATGGACGCAGAATTACATGCCTCCCACACCAGCAAATTGACATTGATGAGCTTGCGGACCCGAATTATGGAGCAGCAGTACAGCTACGCAAGAGAGCTAGACTACAGGTAGCTGTGCTCAGTGACTTTAGGAAGAGGTGGTGTCATGAGTACCTCACTTCAGTAcgggagtaccacaaggcaTCAGGGGATAACAAACAATGTGTGAAGAAGGGCGATGTCGTCATTGTTCACGATGACACCCCACGAATAACCTGGAAAATGGCCATAGTTGAAGAATTGATTATTGGTAGAGATGGACTTGTGCGAGCAGCTACCATACGCACCAGTAATGGAACCACAAGCAGACCCATCACCAAGCTGTATCCCATAGAACTTAATGAAGCAGATGACGCCATAGTTGAACCAGAAGGAATTCTTACAATGCAACCTAGTAGTGATTCAGATCAACCCAGGAGTAAAGATAATTGCCCACAGAGAGCTTCTGCTAGAAAGGCTACTGATAGA GtgaagaaggctcaaggagcctgtatgTATGTCAAGGAGCCT GTGAGGGATGCCACCTATGGGACGGAGGTGGAAGTGGAGATTGATATCCTAGTGTGTAGCGCTTACTGCATCCAACTAATAAATGATAGTGCACCAGTTGAACAGGATCAAGAGAGTATTATTCCATTGTAA
- the LOC136264941 gene encoding THAP domain-containing protein 2-like, whose product MPTRCVVAGCNAASGFESGKGCSFHAFPKDEGLRRKWTSAVKKQRSDWEGPTSTSVLCSKHFEASCFDTEGSRYRDQMGLPAAKRLKPDAIPTIFPRSIDRFEPPGSTSKAPRPAFEKRQQKSIYH is encoded by the coding sequence ATGCCCACCCGTTGTGTAGTAGCTGGTTGTAATGCTGCTAGCGGATTCGAGAGTGGGAAAGGCTGCAGTTTTCATGCGTTTCCAAAAGATGAAGGGTTACGAAGAAAGTGGACCAGTGCAGTGAAGAAGCAAAGGAGTGACTGGGAAGGCCCAACTTCGACTTCAGTATTATGCTCTAAGCACTTTGAAGCCAGCTGCTTTGATACTGAAGGTAGTCGTTACAGAGATCAAATGGGATTGCCAGCAGCCAAGCGCCTGAAGCCAGATGCTATTCCCACTATATTTCCAAGGTCAATTGATAGGTTTGAGCCACCTGGAAGTACAAGCAAGGCACCAAGACCAGCTTTTGAAAAGCGTCAACAGAAGTCGATATATCACTGA